The Lysobacter enzymogenes genome window below encodes:
- a CDS encoding OprO/OprP family phosphate-selective porin, with translation MRFKRVGWGLLPLLAASSAWAGDKGYSVLGDWPVKYVSDSGIEAGLKGNLSYDYVDFDRTGFADDDAWRRQELNAYVRKPGVFELTLGYDFRNEVWLDNFFRFSGAGGDLRVGQFKSPVGYEESAVGTTATTFMERALPVTAFYAGRRLGVDWTYDKVPRWYFNLAVQAGGDLLGDNKGRTLGGRVVFNPIKDDAQVLHLGVAMSNEKRDDDSLRVQVRPEAFLTPRRLVDSGALKQVEGIDRLGLEAIWQRGPLLLQSEYLRLRAQRAGAPDYSADGYYAAAAWMLTGEKRSYKGAAFGNAVPAREWGALELALRYSRVDLDDPGTALGGRQSDWTVGANWYLGQHFKLQFNYVWTDARRRGVELDPDIAQVRAQIYF, from the coding sequence ATGCGTTTCAAACGAGTGGGATGGGGATTGTTGCCGCTGCTGGCGGCGTCGTCGGCCTGGGCCGGCGACAAGGGCTACAGCGTGCTCGGCGACTGGCCGGTCAAGTACGTGAGCGACTCCGGCATCGAAGCCGGCCTCAAGGGCAATCTGAGCTACGACTACGTCGACTTCGACCGGACCGGCTTCGCCGACGACGACGCCTGGCGCCGGCAGGAACTCAACGCCTACGTGCGCAAGCCCGGCGTGTTCGAGCTGACCCTGGGCTACGACTTCCGCAACGAGGTCTGGCTCGACAATTTCTTCCGTTTCTCCGGCGCCGGCGGCGACCTGCGCGTCGGCCAGTTCAAGAGCCCGGTCGGTTACGAGGAAAGCGCGGTCGGCACCACCGCGACGACGTTCATGGAACGCGCGCTGCCGGTCACCGCGTTCTACGCCGGCCGCCGCCTCGGCGTGGACTGGACCTACGACAAGGTCCCGCGCTGGTACTTCAACCTGGCCGTCCAGGCCGGCGGCGACCTGCTGGGCGACAACAAGGGCCGCACCCTCGGCGGGCGCGTGGTGTTCAACCCGATCAAGGACGACGCCCAGGTGCTGCACCTCGGCGTGGCCATGTCGAACGAGAAGCGCGACGACGACAGCCTGCGCGTGCAGGTGCGTCCGGAGGCGTTCCTGACCCCGCGCCGGCTGGTCGATTCGGGCGCGCTGAAGCAGGTCGAAGGCATCGACCGGCTCGGCCTGGAAGCGATCTGGCAGCGCGGCCCGCTGCTGCTGCAAAGCGAGTACCTGCGCCTGCGCGCGCAGCGCGCAGGCGCGCCGGACTACAGCGCCGACGGCTACTACGCCGCCGCGGCGTGGATGCTGACCGGCGAGAAGCGCAGCTACAAGGGCGCCGCGTTCGGCAACGCGGTGCCGGCGCGCGAGTGGGGCGCGCTGGAACTGGCGCTGCGCTATTCGCGGGTCGACCTGGACGACCCCGGCACCGCGCTCGGCGGCCGCCAGAGCGACTGGACCGTGGGCGCCAACTGGTACCTCGGCCAGCACTTCAAGCTGCAGTTCAACTACGTGTGGACCGACGCGCGCCGCCGCGGCGTCGAACTCGACCCGGACATCGCTCAGGTGCGCGCGCAGATTTATTTCTGA
- a CDS encoding 16S rRNA (uracil(1498)-N(3))-methyltransferase, whose translation MRLTRVHVDAALAPGQDVVLPEGPATHLARVLRHETGDACVLFNGDGRDYHGRISAIGKREVRVEIVSAEEVSRESPLRLVLLQGVARGEKMDLILQKATELGASAFHPLWSQRSEVKLDAARADKRLAHWRSVVASACEQSGRAAVPDVAAPLALAAALAALPTGGLRLILDPDGELGFATLQVDAAAPVLLAIGPEGGWSPSDREQLRAAGFHGLRLGPRILRTETAGLAAIAALQARFGDLA comes from the coding sequence ATGAGACTGACCCGCGTGCATGTGGACGCCGCGCTGGCCCCGGGCCAGGACGTGGTGTTGCCCGAAGGCCCGGCCACGCATCTGGCGCGGGTGCTGCGCCACGAGACGGGCGACGCCTGCGTGCTGTTCAACGGCGACGGCCGCGATTACCACGGGCGGATCAGCGCGATCGGCAAGCGCGAGGTGCGCGTCGAGATCGTTTCGGCCGAAGAGGTTTCGCGCGAATCGCCGTTGCGGCTGGTGCTGCTGCAAGGCGTGGCGCGCGGCGAGAAGATGGACCTGATCCTGCAAAAGGCCACCGAACTCGGCGCGAGCGCGTTCCATCCGCTGTGGTCGCAGCGCAGCGAGGTCAAGCTCGATGCGGCGCGCGCCGACAAGCGCCTGGCGCATTGGCGCAGCGTGGTCGCTTCGGCCTGCGAGCAGAGCGGCCGCGCGGCGGTGCCTGACGTCGCCGCGCCGCTGGCGCTGGCCGCGGCGCTGGCGGCGCTGCCGACGGGCGGGCTGCGGCTGATCCTGGATCCGGACGGCGAACTCGGTTTCGCGACCCTGCAGGTCGACGCCGCCGCGCCGGTGCTGCTGGCGATCGGGCCCGAAGGCGGCTGGTCGCCGTCGGACCGCGAGCAACTGCGCGCGGCGGGTTTCCACGGGCTGCGGCTGGGGCCGCGGATCCTGCGCACCGAGACCGCGGGGCTGGCGGCGATCGCGGCGTTGCAGGCGCGGTTCGGCGATTTGGCCTGA